A region of the Phaseolus vulgaris cultivar G19833 chromosome 11, P. vulgaris v2.0, whole genome shotgun sequence genome:
TTCTGCATTTATGTTTGGCAGATGTTTGACATCTTTATTTTGGGGAACTATAGCTGATCGCATTGGTCGAAAACCTGTTATAATTATAGCAATTATTTCAGTGTAAGTATATATGTCAAGGAATTGTATGCTTTCTTTTAAGTTTTGCTTTCAAGTTTCCCATAATTTTCAATGCTTACTTGATTTCAGCATCATTTTCAACACACTATTTGGCCTCAGCACAAGTTTTTGGATGGCTGTTATCGTGAGGTTTCTTCTGGGAACTTTCAACTGTTTGCTTGGACCAGTGAGGGTATCATATTTTTAACTCATAACAGTTAGCAATTTCATGTTTCATCCACAAGTACTATTGGATACCAATTTTGAATTTGTGCACATTTAATTTGTTCAATCTCATTCAAGTTTTCATTCCTGCATCTATTTTCCTAACTCCATTATTGAACAGGCCTATGCCTCTGAACTTTTTCGAGAAGAACACCAAGCTCTTGGACTCTCAACCGTAAGCAACACCAGCTCCTTTACTTGGTTCTTAGAACTGCATTTCCATACTAGTAATTGAATTTGTGATTTGGGTTTAGGTGAGTGCAGCTTGGGGCATAGGTTTAATAATTGGTCCAGCATTGGGAGGGTATTTGTCTCAGGTACTATCTCTTTTCCATATGAACTATATAGTATATATTTGTTTGTAACGGTTGAATGTAAGAGGATTAGTTTATAGTTTAtgttattctgttattatttttatttataaataaataactgtATTTTCTACAAaggaaattaattttatatttattttcttcttcttaatatggtatctatAACATAAGAttagagttttatttttttcggTGAATGCTCAATGGTGTTTTGCAGCAATTGCCGATTGAGTCGGCAAAAACATCTTTCGACTCACCTTATTCCATGTGTGTCCAAAGTGTCTAGTTTGTCTTGTAAGTTGTGTTATTTAGGTAAACAAAGTTGTAATTATTGTTTTAGTCGTGTCTCACAACGTGCATTGTCCCTTTTTGTTTTAGTACACTCTGACATTTGGAGACCGAGACCAAGTCGTGTTAAGTCTAATTTAGTGTTTcagtattttgttatttttatttatgattatgtACTTGGTGTATTTTCAATGAAAACTCATTCTgagttattttctatatttcaatatttttataatgaaattaataatcaaattgGAGTTTTGATTCAAACCTTACACTATGAGATTGCTTGTGAGTATCTTTGTCATTCGTTTACCACTTTTATGAAATCTCTTGGAATTCTTCACCAAACCCCATGTGCTTATAcccctcaacaaaatggtgtggtTGAGTGAATAATAAACATCTTCTTAACACCACTCACACTCTTTTAATTCATGGTGATGTTATTCTTAATGAATTATCTAATTAATTGTATGACATCTTTGgttttattgaataaaattcttcaatttatttattttcctcatgaacctcttcaTCCCTTACCACTTAAAGTTTTTGGGTCTACATGTTTTCTTCACAATTTTTGTCTGATCTTGATAATTATCTTCTAGGTCACACAAATGTGTTTTTTAAGGATTCACTAGATCTAAAAAgggatataaatgtttctcaccctcttttaattgttgtttCATACCTGTAGACGACACATTCATTAAgtgttctttttattttaagtctTTATGCTCTTCACCTGTGTCTCCATTTGATCAAGTACATCTTTCGGTTTCTTTTTATCCTCTTGTTGTGTCTAGTGTACCTAAATATTCCCGAAAGACTTCCCATCATCCATCAAATGACTCTCTTCTAGTGCCAGATCCTCTGCACCTTCCGACTCCGATGGTTAAACTTGATCTTCTCATTACCTCTGTAAAGGTATACGTTAGACTCGTAATCTCTCACCGTATTATACTACTTTAAGCTACCATTGATTATCTCAACCTTTTTATATCTGTCTTtcgtctattttttttttgtccatTCCAAAGTTTGTAGATGATGCCTTAGCTCATCCCGGTTGGTGTCGAGCAATACTTGATGAAATAAGTGATCTTCAGACCAGTGGAACTTGGAAACTTGTTTCTTTACCTTATGTGAAATCTATTATTTGTTGTAGATGGGTTTTTGCGTCAAAGTTGGTCttgatggtactattgatcaTCTCAAAGCTCGTCTTATGGCTAAAGGTTATACataaaattttggtttgaacTATGGTGATACGTTTTCTCTAGTGAAAAAGATGGCTTATGTTCATTTATTCGTAACCATGAAAACTCTTTAAAGATGACATATTTGtcaaatggatgtcaaaaaCGTTTTTTATAATAGGGATTTgaaggaagaaatttatatggagcaaccttctgttttttttttttttttttgctcagGTGGATTCTTCTAGATTGGTATGTCATATCCACAAATCTTTATATGGTCTCAAGCATTCTCCTAGGATCTGGTTTGGAAAGTTTAgtaatgttgttcaacaatttcaTATGACTTGCATTAAGGCAAACCATTCAGTTTTTTACCGTCAGTCAAGTGTTAGGTGTATCTATCTAGTAGTATATTTTGATGACAATGTTCTCACAAGTAGTGATCACCATGACATCTCTCAaataaaacaacatattttttaccactttcagaccaaagatctttCAAACTCcgatatttcttggggattgagaTAACACAATCCAACAATGATATTTTTATCTCTCAAATGAAGTAAGCATTAGATATTTTGGTGGAAGCTGGATTAGTGAATTCAAAATTTGTTAATACACCTATGCATCCTAATGTCAAATTCCTACCTAGTTTAGCAGAAGCATCAAATGCTTTCTATATGATCACAATAATCATACTAGAGTTGTATGTTATTCAGATGATGATTGGGTAGGAACTTTGTTTCATAGAAGATCCACTCTAGGATAGTGTTTCTATTGGtgattataatttgatttcttgGAAGAGCAAATGTTGTGGCAAAATCTAGTGTTGAAGCATAATATAGAGTTATAGCCTCAACTACTTGTGAGTTTGTTTATTTGGCTTAAATATatacttaaagaattgcaatttcGAGAGGTCACTCATATGTGATAATCAGACACTCCtcatattagctcaaatatCGTCTTTCATGAAAGGaaaaaacatattgagattgattttcatttcatttgagaAAATATTGTATCATGAAACATCAAAACTAAGTTTGTTAATTTGAATGATCagctaaaaaatattttcactaaaTTTTAATTGGAAcctataattgattatatttgtaacaagTTTTGTACATATATGCACCAACTTGAGGAGAATGTTAAATGTAATGGACTTAACCCATAATTTATGTTATTCtattatgtttattattttcatctatAAATAAACAATCATATGTGTGTATTTTACACAAGGAGAATTAATcctatctttttttctttatttttcatagtaacaattattttgaattgaaagactTATGGTATTTTGAGAAGATTGACACCTGAAATTTTGTATTTAGTTGAGGAACATAGATGCTTGAAATAATTGTTCAGCCATTTTCTAATCTTTTGGAAAATTTTCATTATAGCCAGTAGAAAAGTACCCTCATATATTTCCAAAGGATTGCTTTTGGGATAAGTAAGTTCTCTTCTGGATCCAATTTTCATCTTTGTCTTTCTACCCTTTTATCATTTAATGATGTGCTAATTTTCATTTTCCCAAACATGAATTATTGTCCAGGTTTCCATACTTCCTACCCAACTTTGTTATATCAGCACTTGCATTTGTAGTAGCAATTGGCTGCATCTGGATTCCAgtatgtgaattttttttatcctctCTAAGTATTGTGGATTTTATTCTAACATTTCAATGATGACATTTTTATCATGAAAAACCCTTATATGTTAAAATGCCTGCAGGAAACACTTCACAACCACAATTACAGTGATGAATCCATAGAAGATGCAAAAGCTTTAGAAAATGGAAACAATGGGACTGACAATGAAAATatccaaaaaaatgaaaacctcTTCCTTAATTGGCCCTTAATGTCATCTATCATTGCATATTGCATTTTCTCACTTCATGATATTACTTATCTAGAGGTAAGATACTTAATGGAGTTAGAAATTTTCTTTACATGTCCTTATATATCTTGTTTGGATATTTCCTACTTTTTTCCATGTATTTTTAACTGAACAACATTCATCAATGCTTCTTTCTTTAGGTTTTCTCCTTATGGGCTGTTTCTCCTCAAAGGTTTGGGGGTTTAAACTTTACAACTGATAATGTTGGTAATGTTCTTTCAATATCAGGTGCATCTCTGGAACATACAATAAATTCTTATTACTGGTAGACtcaaattttatgattttacttATGAAACCACATGACAGTTGCTTGAGaatgtttttctctttttattggTCTTGCTGAATTTTTATTCACTTGGCTTAAGAAACTTCATATAAgtatattttgatatataaaatGTTATAGCCATCTCAAGCATGGTAGTAGAATCGAGATACAAGTAGTGTATCGGAGAACGGATATTATGAATCGTAAATTGTTTCGTATCGTGAATCGTAAGattcataaacattaaaaaatttaatatatatttaaatatataagatatgtaTACATACaagatacaataaattatatatatataatataccaCACAATTTCACCAAAACAACCTCTAAAAAACTAATGTGGTGCATACAtgttattaaacaaattatgtctatcttttttttatttactcattttttaaaatccacACTAATTCACACAATACGAAATCGTTTCGTATCGCGATTCAACAATCCTTCGTGCGAATCACACAATACAGCTAAGATTCAGGGACGAAAAAGATTCTTCACACGATTCGTATCGTGAAAGGGTGAAACTGTATTGTTTCGTATAATACGTATCGTGAATCGTAAAATTCTAACTACTATGATCTCAATTATCATATCTTTTTGTGCatatatgataaaaattatttttatataaaaaaagttacgAATTAAGTTTTTTTCCGATTTGTATAAGATTGAACGAGTTATTCTTTCTTGCTGATAAAACTTACGTGTTGATATTCATATACCTCTTTGCATGACAAATATTATTCAGTGACTTCTCAAAATGTTCAGGTTTTGCACTTATCATTTACCAACTTACCATATATCCATATGTGGAAAAAGCTAGTGGACCTATTTCACTTGGCCGAATCTCATCTGTGGGTTTTCATCTGATTCTGGCAATTATTTCATTTAAACAtttcattttttgttatttGCAATATGCCCTTTTGTTCCATATATGCAGATTTTATCCATACCTATTTTGCAAAGCTACCCCTTCATACCATTGTTGTCAGGCGTAGCACTATACATAGTGTTAAGTATTTGTTCAATtctaaagaatattttttctgtAAGTGCACCTCTATAAtcatttattgctaattttgaGGACTTGATATGCTATAACTTTACTTGATTCAGAAAAGTTTCTGTATGCTATAAATTTGACTGATTCTTCTATTTTTATTGGATTTAGATCACCATTGTAACTGGTTTGCTCCTTCTACAAAACCGAGCAGTGGTAAACTTTTGGACAATTCTTTGTCCTCTGATTCTATAAAATTGTGGAGAGTAGTTGTTGATGAAATTGTAGCATATCTGATGTTGATTTGGAAAACAGGAACAACACCAAAGGGGTGCTGCTAATGGAATTTCTATGACAGGCATGTCTCTATTAAATGCTATTGGCCCTGCTACAGGTGGTGCAGTGTAAGCTTTCCTATTATTTCTTCCACTTTTGTTCGACTTACCTCATAGTTAAAAAGATATTATTGTAGAACTCTACTTGGGATTAATATCTTAAATGATACTTGCCATAAGACCTGCATATatagagtttttttttgtacaatttataataacagattaatttaatttatttgtccCAGAAACTTCATGATAAGTTCCTTTAAGATATGGCGATTATAGTTGTTGAATTCTAAATCCCTCACTATGTATGCCATTGTGAAACTCATTTACTTTGCAATTGGTTTCTAACAATATGCATAGGTAGCTCATTTCCTGTGTTAGTGTATTGTATAGTAGGATatttaatagaaattacttAGTTAACTTTGACCTGTTAGCAGTTGACAAATTATTCATTAGTATTCTCTTTTAGCCACATAAGTTACCACATTGCTATGGGACGCTTCACAAAAAAAAGGATATCATCTGCGAATTGCAGAATACTAAGCTCCACCTCCTCTCTACCAAACTTAACTCCTGATAGCAGGTTGGTCTTATTAGCTTGTCTTACTAACTCAGCTAGACCTTCAGCTATCACAATATAAAGAAAAGGGGCAAGCGAATCACCTTGCCTCAAACCTTTTGTTGGTTTGAATTCCTCCGTTGAGCTTTCATTAACTAACACATATATTGTGGCCGATTCCATACATCCTCGCATGCATATAACCCACTTGCTATGAAAACCCATCTTATGGAGCATATTATACAGAAACTCCCACCTAACCGAGTCATAGGCTTTTTCAAAGTCCACCTTCAAGCATAGACCTCTCCTCCCACACCTTCTAACATCCTCTATCACCTCATTGGCAATGAGCACGCTATCCAACATCTCTCTCCCCTTTAGGAATGCAGATTGGCTTTCATCAACAATAGAGTTTAGCACTTTCTTTATTCTTTCGACCAACACCTTTGTAATGACTTTGTAAATAGCCCCCACTAGAGAGATGGGTCAATATTGCTCCAGCTTAGAGGGGTCCTTCACTTTTGGTACCAATGCTATGAATGATGCATTGCACCcctttggattttttttttatcagcaaatagcAATGAAATTAAATGGGACCACTTCAGGgtgatccaacccttatacagtaAAATGATGTTCACAGATTACCTTTCCAACTACAAATCAGCCAACAAAACCTCCTACAGTCAAACTCATTTGTATCAAAATAACAAAGAATAACAAGG
Encoded here:
- the LOC137829381 gene encoding protein ZINC INDUCED FACILITATOR-LIKE 1-like, whose translation is MEEEIVNQPLLEKKKYFENCPGCKVDKANELSEGQGVPFTKLFIVWMLVLCTALPISSLFPFLYFMVRDFKIAKTEADISSYAGYVGSAFMFGRCLTSLFWGTIADRIGRKPVIIIAIISVIIFNTLFGLSTSFWMAVIVRFLLGTFNCLLGPVRAYASELFREEHQALGLSTVSAAWGIGLIIGPALGGYLSQPVEKYPHIFPKDCFWDKFPYFLPNFVISALAFVVAIGCIWIPETLHNHNYSDESIEDAKALENGNNGTDNENIQKNENLFLNWPLMSSIIAYCIFSLHDITYLEVFSLWAVSPQRFGGLNFTTDNVGNVLSISGFALIIYQLTIYPYVEKASGPISLGRISSILSIPILQSYPFIPLLSGVALYIVLSICSILKNIFSITIVTGLLLLQNRAVEQHQRGAANGISMTGMSLLNAIGPATGGAVLTWSQKRMDASFLPGTHMVFFVLNLVQALGLLMMFKPFLVVKKKMNTDQLH